TCCGAACTCGACTACCGCTTGTCCCGTTGTTCCACTTTATTCAGATAGTGAACTCCACCATGCAAAACTGCGCACGCTACCGCTTCGTTCGCTCTCCGAACGGGTGGCCCATCCACTGGAGCGAAGTATTTTACCTGTACACACACAAGTGTGTATGGACATGGCGACCAAGACTATCTCGCTCGACGAGGAAGCGTACGAGCGGTTGAAAGCTCGAAAGCAGGAGGGAGAGAGCTTCAGTGATGTCGTCAAGCGACTCGCTGGAGAACGGTCGTGGAAGGAGATCGCCGGTATTCTGGACGACGAAGAAGCGGATGCCCTCGAAGCCGCCATCGGAGAGGGTCGCTCCCGGTCTCGAGAGCGGAGCGACCGACTCGCAGACGAGTTCGGCGAAGCCGTCGGGAGTGACGAGAGAGCGGAATGATTCAGGACACGTCCTTCATCGTCGACCTCCTGCGAGGCGACGAGGACGCTGAGACACTTCTCGATGCGATAGAGAAGGAATCACGCCCACAGAAGGTGTCTTCGATAACGGTACTCGAACTCTACGAGGGTGTCGCACGTTCCGAGACGCCGAGGGAGAAACGAGAACGGATTCTCGGCGTGCTGGATAGTAAATCCGTCGTCCCCGCCGACCACCCCGTCATGCGGAAAGCGGGGAAACTTTCGGGTGAACTGATTACTCGTGGAGAACAGATCGAGCGGGAGGATTGCATCATCGCCGCTACTGCACTCCTGAACGACGAACCAGTCGTCACGAGGAACACCGAGCATTTCGAACGCATCGAAAACCTCGATGTGCGGTCGTACTAGTCAGGGGGAGACGATACCGACTCTTCTTCGACGCGCTCCCGTGCGCTCTCAGTAGAGAGACGAACAGGGAAACGAAACGTCACAGGTCGTGATTTCGGATCGAGTCAACCGCCCTCGCGTCGCTGTCGAAGCGTGGCCTTCGCACGCTCGACGTAGGAGTTCGACGACCAACTGCGAGCATCACTCATCTCGCCCAGGAACTCATCAGCAGCGTCAGGTGAGAGCGCGTCGTTGCGAACCAGCGCAGTGAGAAGGATCGGTGTCGTTACGAGACGGGTTTCGGCCAGCGAGACGTGGACGAGCGCGAGTCTATTGAACTCGTCACAGAGTAGTTGCACGGCGTCGATTTCGTTCGCCAGCGTGACCGCCGCGTTCTCGCCGTCGTCCAGTGGAAACGTCTCATCCAGTTCGACGGAACGCACCTCAACTGCGGAGCGACGATCGAGAACCTCTTGCGCCGCCTCACCTGAGGCGTCGTCGTAGGATGCCGTCTCGGTGAGTTCATCGACGACCCGCCTCGGGACAACCACGTTATGCGAATCGAGGAGAAGGTCAAGTGGGTTCGGGGAAGCGTCCGCCACTGTCCCGAGGCTAACGAGGGCTGACGTATCGGCGACTAGCAGAACCATCTACGAGTCGGCCAGCTCCTCCGCAACCTCGTCCACGAACGCATCGGTCAGTTGCTCTTTCAGCAGTCGGAAGTTAGCGGCCTCCTCGTGACCGACGAGGCCCTTCAGTTCCTCGAACGTGATGTCGTCGTCGTAGAAGGCGTCTGCGACCTCCTGTTTCATTTCGTCGGAGTGCGCGGCGTCCCGCAGGTAGTCCCGAAGCGCGGAGATGAGGATGTCCGTCCGATCCGTCTCGAGCACCGCAGCGAGCGCGTCAGCCCGGTCCACCAGCCCTCTCGGTGCGCGGAACTGCACGCGCTTCTTCTCGGACCCGGAACTCATGTGTGTACATTGTGAGTGCAGGAGCAAAACGCTTGCCCTCCCATCACTGCCCCATCCCCCGGGGCCACCGGGAGGAAATATGGTGTTTTTCACCGAACTCGGACCGAAAGACCAGCAATCAGAAGAATATCTTCGAGACTAAATGGGTGCTATACGATTCGTATCGCCCGAATTCGGCTACCGATTGCTCCGTTGCTCGACCTTGTTCAGGTAACTGAAATCCGTAACGGATTTGGGCGAAAGAAAGTCATATTTCGAATCTGAAACCCTCGAATACGACAGGTAGAATCGATTACTCGACACCGCATATAAACAATAGAGTGCAGCGGTTAGCGGTCCGCCGCGAACTACCCTCAGAAACGCCCGTCAACCGACCGGCGATCGCGTCCACGATGGTAATGTGCCGTGGCTCTGTTGAGACCCACAAACGGTGATATCTTTGGACACCTGTACTGAATACAGGGCGCGAATGCAGCATGAGATTCGGCTCGATCTGAGAAAGTGGTGATCGCTCAGTACAGGAGACCCCACATACCGTAGCAAATCTCGATCTACCTGACTTTTGCCAAAAACTGTGTGCAAGATACAGAGGGAGTACCAAAAGAGGCTCGGGCAAGGATGACGACCACGGCGTAGACCCGGGGCCTGAGCACCCAACTCGCTAATCGCTAAATGGTAGCGCGTCTAACGCCCAGAAATGAGTCTACCATTCGACGACATCCAGTCGTCTCTCGAAGAGATCGAGTTTCTCGCTCGGTCACCGAACCGTATCAGAGTGCTCGACACGCTCACAGCGGAGCCGATGAAGCGACATGAGATCGAAGCTGGCACCGGCATTTCGAGAGCGACTCTCGCCCGCATCCTTGACGACTTCGAAGATCGGGGATGGGTGATACGAGAGGGCAAGCAATACGAGACGACACCCGTCGGCAACTACGTCGCGCAAGAATTCACGGATGTCTTGAAGCGCTTCGCGCCCGTTCCGGGACTCAACGAGGTGGCGCAGTGGTTCCCTGAGGAGGGGTTCGATTTCGACCTTGGATGTCTGGCCGGGGCGGAGATCATCCGTCCAGCCAGGAGCGACGCGCTCGCACCGACGACACACATTACTCGCCGGCTCCGGACCGCCGACCGGGTTCGAGTCATCTCGTATTCCCACCTCTCCGACGTCATGGAGGTGTGCTGGCGAGCAACCGCCGAGAGAACCCTCGAACTCGAAAGCATCGTTGATCGGGGAGTGCTCGAACGGATCGAAACCGATCCCCGAATGCTCGATCACGCGCAGGAGATGGTCGAGTCCGGGCAGGCGAAGTTCTTCTGGCACGAGGGTCCAATCCCGGTCACCGTGTTCCTTATCGACGACGTGGTACTGCTGTGTCTGTCCGGTGACGAAGGGGCTCCACACGCGGTGATAGAAACTTCAGACGAGACGGTCCACTCGTGGGCAGAATCGATTATCGATACCTATCGCTGTGAGGGAGAAGTACTCGACCCGAGACTGCTCACGGAGTGAGAGCCGCTTACGGTGTGAGAGATTCTCTGTACGCGTCTATACCACGCTGGAGCACCTCTCTCCGAGTGGAAGCATGACTCCCGACACACTCTCTCCAGACGAGCGAGCAAAACGCGTGTGGTCTCTCGGATCGTATCCCGATATCGCGCCGAATTTCCTGGGCATGGCGGCTCATCTCGTCGAGGCTGTCGGGATCGGTACAACCGACACCGTCCTCGACGTTGGCTGCGGGACCGGGAACGCCGCCATCACCGCCGCTCGTCGAGGAGCACGCGTCACAGGGTTGGACATCGTCCCGGCGATGCTCGATGAAGCATGTGAGAACGCGACGATCACTGACATTGAGACGATCGACTGGCGGGAGGGCTCCGCGACGGATCTTCCATTCGAAGATGACGTGTTCGACGTCACCCTCTCGTGTCTCGGCCACATGTTCGCAGAACCGCCCGATGACGCTGGTCAAGAACTGCTCCGTGTGACGCGACCGGGTGGACGAATCGCGTTCACCTCGTGGACGCCCGATGGCCTCGTTCCCGCCATGGGTGCAGTACTGAACAACTATCTCCCGCCGAATCCCAATCCGCCGGAGCCACCGTTTCTATGGGGCGACCCCGATGTCGTCCGTGAGCGAGTGGGTGGCGGGGTCGAGAGCCTCGTGTTCGAGACCGGAACGGCGCTGACTCCCGTGCTGTCACCGGCCCACTACTGGGAGAAGGCAATCACGGAGTCGGGACTGTTCATCGTGGCGCTCGACACGGTTGCCGAGGCCGATCACCCGGCACTCCGCGAGGAGATGATCGAGACGATCGAGCACTTTTTCGACGCCAGTCAGAACGCGGTCCCCATGAACTATGTACTGACGACGGCGACGGTCACCTGACCGGATCGTCCACCTCCGTCGACGGTGGGTGCGAGAAAATCTCGCTGTCTCTATGGAGTCTTCTCTTCTCGTTTGCAGTATCAGCGATTGAGGGATATGCGCCGTGTATCTTGCACGGGTTCAAGAATATCTATCACAACTGGTAGGAATCCCACCGGTCAATGCGCAGATTCTCTTTCGGGTAGTTCAGATCCAATCACGCGGAATAAATGGCGACGGCTTGCTGTATATATCCTCTAAATGCAGCCAAGCGGCTCCTATTTAACTGAAGGATTCAAGGACTCTGATTCTCGTGACGCATCGACCGGGTAGCGATCCCTACCAATAGATGGACTCGTGAGCGGACGTCCTCAAATATTTCGTCAGTCGCCGCAAGGTCACTCTTTGATTCAGTGCCCGAGATGGCTATGGAACTGTGTTATCGTTCACCGATCCGGGAATGAAAGAGCAACTGCCGGAAGAAGATTTGACCTCCCGACCGCCAATAGAAGCCCTGAAACAGCCGAATTCGACTGCCGGTTGCTCCGTTGCTCTACTTTGTTCAGGTTTTGGACTGACGTTACAGATTTCGTTTACTTTGCCGCTACTTTCCCATGGCAGTGAGTTTTGAATATTGGATAAATATCATATATGGTGATGTGAATGATGTGGTTAGTGTCAAGCGCCGGGAGAAACATCCGAACGGTTACTGTTCGAGTGCGGCGATACAGTCCTCACGAATCTCCCACAGTTCATCCGTAGAACATTCTGGACGTTCTTGCTCACCCCATTCAGCCAAATACCGTCGATGGAGCCGAACCTTGTATGCTCCGATTTGAGGCGGCTGAATCGTTTCCTCGTACAATAACTCACCGACAGGCACACTTGCATTCGGTTTGGTAAAGTCGAATCGTTGACTTTGGGTGCTAAGGTAACAGTGTGCTTCCGGAATCGATTCAAGTCCATAATCAGACAAAACTCGACCGACACCGGAGGTGTTTCGCTCGCTCATCTCGTAGATACCGAGTGTCAGTTGGAATGTGTCGACACCGTGTTCCGTGGCGAGTTGAGCGAGGAGTGCATGTTTCGTGCTGCACGTTCCTCGCTCTTCCACTAAAACCAGCGGCAGGTTGGTCTTGTTTGACGTACGACCATATGGGAGGTCTCGAACGTGCTCAACGGCTCGATGGAAATCAGTTATACCGCGTTCACAGAATGCGGCAGAAATCATTCCGTAAGAACGAATCGAGAAATTCGGAAATTGTTTGGACTCCATATATGTTACCGTCCTCAATATTGTGAGGCGGTATAGTTTCTAGGGTATTAGGTGTAGTGCGATACTTCACCTAACTCCTTGACCCGGAAAGATAACACTGCAGACGGAAGAAGAATCGACTATCCGACCACCAATAGAAGCTCTGAGACTGTCGAATTCGACTATCTGCTTTCCCGCTGCTCTACTTTGTTCAGATAGGTGAAATCTGTAATGGATTGGAGCGAAAATAACACAACTCTGGGAACTCAACCCCTCGAAAATCCACCACACGGGCGTCCAGTCGCGCCTACATATAAATGAGTGACCGTAGGAGAGATCACTGGAAAAGAGTCACCCCGGTCATCTGAACTTGAGCGACGACAGTGATGAAACGAAGTGTGTCCTAATCGGAATGTTCGCGACGAAACTAGCCGCTCCCAACCGGCTGGCGGTTGCCTATTCTCAGAGTGGCAGGTCAGGCACAGGACGACGTCTCTTGGAGATGCTCGTCTCCCCACTCGTCCATCGCCTCGATTATGGGTTCTAATGAGGCTCCTTGCTCGGTCAAGGAGTACTCGACGCGGAACGGTTTCTCGCTCACGATCGCCCGGTTCACCAATCCGTTCTCCTCTAAGTCCTCCAGACTGTTTGAGAGGACGGTACTCGAGATCGTGCCGATCTCGGCTTTGAGGGCGTTGAACCCCAGGGGGCCGTGCGCGAGCAAGCGGTGAACGATGACCGGATGCCACTTCTTCCCGATGAGGTGGGCCGTGCACGTCACGGTACACCAGTCGTCGTCAGCACACCACGACGCGACACACTCCTGCTCGGTCTTTTTGCTCATCCTGTCCGTCGGTAGTGGATGTGGAGCTATTATTATTACGAGACTAAGTTGCCAACCCACAGTAGATCAGCAAACAGTACCACCTCAGTCTGCCCTTCGCTTACGCTTATTCGAGTCCTCGGACACCAGCCACTACGGAAGCGACATATACAGACCGCGTTCGGTCGATACGACGGTCGATACCAGACTGGGCGCTGCTCGGCCTCCGTCTCGTCGTCGCCGCCCTCATAGCGAAACCAGCACTCGGCAAGTTCCTGACATACGGGGGTTCCGTTGCGTTCTTCGATGCCATCGGGATGCCGGCTCCGGCGGCGATGGTCATCGTCGCTGGAGTCGTCGAAGTGGGAGCAGTCGCACTGCTACTTGTCGGTACAGGCGAGCGACTCGCAGCCCTCTCGCTCATCCCTGTGATGATCGTTGCGATACTGTACGTTGGACCAGACTGGAAGAACGTCGGCGTCCTGTTCGGCTCTCTAGCGGTACTCGTGCTCGGAGCCGATTCGACTCCCATCAAGTGGTCGCCCCACAAACTCCGGGGTTAGCTCGCCCTCACCTAGTCCGGATCATCGAGCCCATCAGCTCGGCCTTGTCTTAGCCTTATTGCGACGCTTGTGGTCGCTTCGAACGTGACACAACACAGACTCAGGGACGGATTCGGCTACGGTGTCGTCGCGACAATTGCGATGTCTGTCCTCATGCTAATGGCACTGATCTCGGGGCTGTCGCCGATGCCTCAGCCGGTCCCGAAGGCCGTCGTTGAGCAACTCTTCAGTGCCGGGCTCCCGAAGCCAGCGATGATGGCACTCGCGATCGGCCTCCACCTCGGCTATGGCGGGCTGATCGGCGCGGTCCTCGCACGAATCGCCCGCCCGGTGACCCTGCTGAAGGGCCTCGCACTCGGCGTCGGGCTCTGGGCGATGATGCAGGTCACGTTCCTCCCGTTCCTCGGATGGGGCCTGTTCGGGATGGCGATCACGCCGAAGATCGCGGTTGCAACGCTCGTCTTGCACCTCGTGTACGGTGGCGTGCTTGGGTGGGCGCTCGATCACGACACGTCCTCTACGGGTAGGACGTCACCGACAACGACAGACTGATTCGATCCTGGTTAGGGCAGGCTAACCCGGTCAGGGAACCCTTGTCTTAGCTTTACGGCGATGACAGTTCAAGAGTGTAGTATGACGTCAGTCGAAATCGAATACTGCGTTCCCTGCGGACTGCTCGACCCGGCGGTCCAAACCCAGACACGGCTCCTTGACGAATTCGGCCAGGATCTGGATGGTGTGACGCTCGTCCCCGGCCATGGTGGTGTGTTCGTCGTCCGAGCCGATAGCGAGACGATCTGGGACAAAGACGTCCACGGCGCTGACCTTGATCTCGAATTGGTCGCCGAGGCTGTCGAGGACCGTCTTCAGGTGACCGCCTAATCACCTTCCCATGATCATATGTTGGAACTCTACCAGGCAGAGGCGTGTGGCTACTCGCAGAAGGTGCGCGAAACGCTGACCGACCTTGGTGTCTCGTATGTGGTTCACAACCCACGGTCAGCAGCCGGTGAGCCCCGGAACGAACAGACTCACGACGAGCTTCGAACATTGGGCGGACGGGACCAGATTCCGTTCCCCGTCGATCACCAGCGAGGCGTCACAATGTACGAAAGCGACGACATCGTGGACTATCTACGAACACACTATTCACGAGAGTGACGCCCGAAACGGGGTGACTGCCCTATCCGGAGTGTATGAGCTGGCGGCACCCTTCGGTCCCCGACAACGTCGAACTGGTCTCGGCCCGCACCGGCTGGGTTGAGCGGAGATGCGGCTAGCGTCCCGAGATACTCGACGCCAGCACCGTGGAGAACGCTCAACCAATTATTGAGACCGTCACCGAGTGTTTCCAGTGCGGCAGTAACCGAGAATACGAACCACCAAACCCCACATGAACGAATCCACCACATCGATGTCGGACACCGTCGTGACTCGTGTTGCAGGCTTCGTCGACGAGTATCTGCTCCTCTGGGTGCTTCTTTCAGTCGGCATCGGGTTGCTCTTCCCATC
The Halomarina pelagica DNA segment above includes these coding regions:
- a CDS encoding winged helix-turn-helix transcriptional regulator encodes the protein MSKKTEQECVASWCADDDWCTVTCTAHLIGKKWHPVIVHRLLAHGPLGFNALKAEIGTISSTVLSNSLEDLEENGLVNRAIVSEKPFRVEYSLTEQGASLEPIIEAMDEWGDEHLQETSSCA
- a CDS encoding SelT/SelW/SelH family protein gives rise to the protein MTSVEIEYCVPCGLLDPAVQTQTRLLDEFGQDLDGVTLVPGHGGVFVVRADSETIWDKDVHGADLDLELVAEAVEDRLQVTA
- a CDS encoding type II toxin-antitoxin system VapC family toxin; amino-acid sequence: MIQDTSFIVDLLRGDEDAETLLDAIEKESRPQKVSSITVLELYEGVARSETPREKRERILGVLDSKSVVPADHPVMRKAGKLSGELITRGEQIEREDCIIAATALLNDEPVVTRNTEHFERIENLDVRSY
- a CDS encoding glutathione S-transferase N-terminal domain-containing protein, coding for MLELYQAEACGYSQKVRETLTDLGVSYVVHNPRSAAGEPRNEQTHDELRTLGGRDQIPFPVDHQRGVTMYESDDIVDYLRTHYSRE
- a CDS encoding class I SAM-dependent methyltransferase is translated as MTPDTLSPDERAKRVWSLGSYPDIAPNFLGMAAHLVEAVGIGTTDTVLDVGCGTGNAAITAARRGARVTGLDIVPAMLDEACENATITDIETIDWREGSATDLPFEDDVFDVTLSCLGHMFAEPPDDAGQELLRVTRPGGRIAFTSWTPDGLVPAMGAVLNNYLPPNPNPPEPPFLWGDPDVVRERVGGGVESLVFETGTALTPVLSPAHYWEKAITESGLFIVALDTVAEADHPALREEMIETIEHFFDASQNAVPMNYVLTTATVT
- a CDS encoding antitoxin VapB family protein, producing MATKTISLDEEAYERLKARKQEGESFSDVVKRLAGERSWKEIAGILDDEEADALEAAIGEGRSRSRERSDRLADEFGEAVGSDERAE
- a CDS encoding DoxX family protein, which gives rise to MLGLRLVVAALIAKPALGKFLTYGGSVAFFDAIGMPAPAAMVIVAGVVEVGAVALLLVGTGERLAALSLIPVMIVAILYVGPDWKNVGVLFGSLAVLVLGADSTPIKWSPHKLRG
- a CDS encoding helix-turn-helix transcriptional regulator, with translation MSLPFDDIQSSLEEIEFLARSPNRIRVLDTLTAEPMKRHEIEAGTGISRATLARILDDFEDRGWVIREGKQYETTPVGNYVAQEFTDVLKRFAPVPGLNEVAQWFPEEGFDFDLGCLAGAEIIRPARSDALAPTTHITRRLRTADRVRVISYSHLSDVMEVCWRATAERTLELESIVDRGVLERIETDPRMLDHAQEMVESGQAKFFWHEGPIPVTVFLIDDVVLLCLSGDEGAPHAVIETSDETVHSWAESIIDTYRCEGEVLDPRLLTE